Proteins encoded by one window of Pseudomonas tructae:
- the norR gene encoding nitric oxide reductase transcriptional regulator NorR, giving the protein MLRESLAADLIVELPNAVRLQRLVQTLREYFNCGAVGLLRLEGDSLRPLACIGLVHEALGRRFVIAQHPRLAAIMASREPTWFEPDSRLPDPYDGLLDTAVHEPLAVHDCMGVSLYVEGQLWGAITLDALQAGTFGSDARDELKRCTLQIEAALRVTRLEQENRSLRLSRSDTQDPRRPVEEAEILGHSAVLQQLLNEIDVLADAELPVLLLGETGVGKELFARRLHRLSRRSHKPLIQVNCAALPESLAESELFGHVKGAFSGASSDRAGRFDAANGGTLFLDEVGELPLSVQAKLLRTLQNGEIQRLGADKPLHVDVRIIAATNRHLPDSIRDGLFRADLYHRLSVYPLPIPPLRERGNDVLMIAGQFLELNRTRLGLRGLRLSAAAERALLAYAWPGNVRELEHVISRAALKQLSRDGSRNLIITLEPEVLDLDSAPSVTPLADVPVHPGLAFASLGEAVDACQRQAILQALRISCDNWASAARLLAVDPSNLHKLARRLGLK; this is encoded by the coding sequence ATGTTGCGTGAAAGCCTGGCCGCCGACCTGATCGTCGAGTTGCCCAATGCCGTGCGCTTGCAGCGCCTGGTGCAGACCCTGCGCGAATACTTCAACTGTGGCGCCGTCGGCCTGCTGCGCCTGGAGGGTGACAGCCTGCGTCCGCTGGCCTGCATCGGCCTGGTCCACGAGGCCCTGGGCAGGCGTTTCGTGATTGCCCAGCATCCGCGCCTGGCCGCGATCATGGCCTCGCGCGAGCCGACCTGGTTCGAGCCCGACAGCCGTCTGCCTGACCCTTACGACGGCTTGCTCGACACCGCCGTGCACGAGCCCCTGGCGGTGCATGACTGCATGGGCGTCAGCCTGTACGTGGAGGGCCAGCTGTGGGGCGCGATCACCCTCGATGCCCTGCAGGCCGGGACGTTCGGCAGTGACGCCCGCGATGAGCTCAAGCGCTGCACCCTGCAGATCGAAGCGGCCCTGCGGGTCACCCGCCTGGAGCAGGAGAACCGCAGCCTGCGCCTGTCGCGTAGCGACACCCAAGACCCGCGCAGGCCGGTGGAAGAGGCCGAGATCCTTGGTCACAGTGCGGTGCTGCAGCAGTTGCTCAACGAAATAGACGTCCTGGCCGACGCTGAGCTGCCCGTATTGCTGCTGGGCGAGACCGGGGTCGGCAAGGAGCTGTTCGCCCGCCGCCTGCATCGCCTGTCGCGACGCAGTCACAAGCCGCTGATCCAGGTCAACTGCGCAGCCTTGCCCGAATCCCTGGCCGAAAGCGAGCTGTTCGGCCATGTCAAAGGCGCCTTCTCCGGTGCCAGCAGCGACCGCGCCGGGCGCTTCGATGCCGCCAACGGCGGCACGCTGTTTCTCGATGAGGTCGGCGAGCTGCCGTTGAGTGTCCAGGCCAAGCTGCTGCGGACTTTGCAGAACGGTGAAATCCAGCGCCTGGGCGCCGACAAGCCGTTGCACGTGGATGTGCGCATCATCGCCGCCACCAACCGGCATTTGCCCGACAGCATTCGCGATGGCCTGTTTCGCGCCGACCTCTACCATCGCCTGTCGGTGTACCCGCTGCCGATCCCGCCGCTGCGCGAGCGCGGCAACGATGTGTTGATGATTGCCGGGCAGTTTCTCGAACTCAACCGCACGCGCCTGGGCCTGCGCGGCCTGCGCTTGTCGGCGGCGGCCGAGCGGGCACTGCTGGCCTATGCCTGGCCGGGCAATGTGCGTGAACTTGAGCATGTGATCAGCCGCGCCGCGCTCAAGCAGCTCAGCCGCGACGGCAGCCGCAACCTGATCATCACCCTGGAGCCCGAGGTGCTCGATCTCGACAGCGCACCGTCCGTAACACCGCTGGCCGACGTGCCGGTGCACCCCGGCCTGGCCTTTGCCTCCCTCGGTGAGGCCGTCGATGCCTGCCAGCGCCAGGCCATTCTCCAGGCCCTGCGCATAAGCTGCGACAACTGGGCCAGTGCCGCGCGCTTGCTGGCGGTAGACCCCAGCAACCTGCACAAACTGGCCCGACGCCTGGGCCTCAAGTAA
- the pdxH gene encoding pyridoxamine 5'-phosphate oxidase: protein MPLSLAQMRRNYTLGGLQEAAAPLEPLSLFAQWLAQARETEREPVEANSMHLATVDAEGRPHCRVLLLKGFDQEGFTFFGNYQSAKGQELAANPYAAMTFFWPGLERQVRIEGPVARIDSQLSDRYFDSRPEASRLGAWASPQSQPLADRDELQALLAQTIRRFVEQPLRRPEHWGGYCLKPERMEFWQGRADRLHDRLDYRHHGGQWTRQRLAP from the coding sequence ATGCCACTGTCCCTTGCCCAGATGCGTCGCAACTACACCCTCGGTGGCCTGCAGGAGGCCGCTGCGCCCCTGGAGCCGCTGAGCCTGTTTGCGCAGTGGCTGGCGCAGGCCCGCGAGACCGAACGCGAGCCGGTCGAGGCCAACAGCATGCACCTGGCCACCGTCGACGCCGAGGGCCGCCCGCACTGCCGGGTGCTGTTGCTCAAGGGCTTTGACCAGGAGGGTTTTACTTTTTTTGGCAACTACCAGAGCGCCAAGGGCCAGGAGCTGGCGGCCAACCCCTATGCGGCAATGACCTTCTTCTGGCCGGGGCTGGAGCGCCAGGTGCGTATCGAGGGGCCGGTGGCGCGCATTGATTCGCAGCTTTCCGATCGCTATTTCGATTCACGCCCCGAAGCCAGCCGCCTGGGCGCCTGGGCGTCGCCGCAGAGCCAGCCACTGGCCGACCGTGATGAGCTGCAAGCCTTGCTGGCGCAGACCATCCGCCGCTTCGTCGAACAGCCGCTGCGCCGCCCCGAGCACTGGGGCGGATACTGCCTCAAACCCGAGCGCATGGAGTTCTGGCAGGGCCGGGCCGACCGCCTGCATGACCGTCTCGACTACCGCCATCACGGCGGACAGTGGACCCGCCAGCGCCTGGCGCCCTGA
- the moaB gene encoding molybdenum cofactor biosynthesis protein B has protein sequence MAHLAQRSFTPLNIAVLTISDTRTFATDSSGQTLVDLLQAAGHVLVERDLVKDDIYQIRASLSRWIADPAVQVVLTTGGTGFTVRDNTPQAVLPLLDKHVEGFGELFRQVSLAEIGMSSLQSRALAGMSNGVLVCCVPGSPGACRTAWTQILENQLDSRTGPCNFAPHLKVQAEQALEACGARP, from the coding sequence ATGGCCCATCTGGCGCAACGCAGCTTTACCCCCTTGAACATCGCCGTGCTGACCATCAGCGACACGCGCACCTTCGCCACCGACAGCTCCGGGCAGACCCTGGTCGACCTGCTGCAAGCGGCGGGGCATGTGCTGGTCGAGCGCGACCTGGTCAAGGACGATATCTACCAGATCCGTGCGAGCCTTTCGCGCTGGATCGCCGACCCCGCAGTGCAGGTGGTGCTGACCACCGGGGGTACCGGCTTCACCGTCCGCGACAACACCCCGCAAGCGGTGCTGCCGTTGCTGGACAAGCATGTCGAAGGCTTTGGCGAGTTGTTCCGCCAGGTCTCACTGGCCGAGATTGGTATGTCCAGCCTGCAGTCCCGGGCCTTGGCGGGGATGAGCAACGGCGTGCTGGTGTGCTGTGTGCCCGGCTCGCCCGGGGCCTGTCGCACGGCCTGGACGCAGATCCTCGAAAACCAGCTGGACAGCCGCACCGGCCCGTGCAACTTCGCGCCGCACCTCAAGGTCCAGGCCGAGCAGGCCCTTGAGGCCTGTGGAGCGCGGCCATGA
- a CDS encoding molybdopterin molybdotransferase MoeA: MSAPVCDSGKLIPVDQAIRHLLEQAPAPPAAQTLVLEHALSRVLAVDIHAPRSLPGWDNSAMDGFAFRAADLSAAGGCLSLAGRIAAGQQASVALQPGQAVRIFTGAPLPPGADTVAPQELCRVEGEQVWLPAASLGEHVRKAGEEVREGHLLLQAGKRLRAQELGLLAACGVAWVEVYRPLRVGLLSSGDELREPGQPLAPGQIYNSNRYCLSALLQGWGVEVHDYGVMADELAASKHALNLAASECDLLLTSGGVSVGEEDHLKQAIQELGSVDFWRLAIQPGKPLAFGEVAGRPWIGLPGNPAAALITALVVVRPFLLRAQGVRDVLPRPVALPAGFDWLQRNKRRQYLRARLLPEAGGQSSVQLHPQQSSAMLSAACWADGLAVVDCEQQVHKHDSVQFLSFAELMQ, from the coding sequence ATGAGCGCGCCGGTCTGCGACAGCGGCAAGCTGATACCGGTCGATCAGGCCATCCGTCATTTGCTCGAACAGGCACCCGCACCGCCGGCGGCGCAGACGCTGGTGCTCGAACACGCCCTGAGCCGCGTACTGGCCGTTGATATCCATGCCCCGCGCAGCCTGCCGGGCTGGGACAACAGCGCCATGGACGGCTTTGCCTTCCGGGCCGCCGACCTGTCGGCCGCTGGCGGTTGCCTGAGCCTGGCCGGGCGCATCGCCGCCGGTCAGCAGGCCAGCGTTGCGTTGCAGCCCGGGCAGGCGGTGCGGATCTTCACCGGAGCACCCTTGCCGCCGGGCGCCGACACCGTGGCCCCCCAAGAGCTGTGCCGGGTCGAGGGCGAACAGGTCTGGCTGCCGGCCGCAAGCCTGGGTGAGCACGTGCGCAAGGCTGGCGAGGAGGTGCGCGAAGGCCACCTGCTGCTGCAAGCCGGCAAGCGCCTGCGCGCCCAGGAGCTGGGCCTGCTGGCCGCCTGCGGGGTGGCCTGGGTCGAGGTCTACCGGCCTTTACGCGTCGGCCTGCTGAGCAGCGGCGATGAGCTGCGTGAGCCTGGCCAACCCCTGGCCCCGGGGCAGATCTACAACAGTAACCGCTATTGCCTGAGCGCCCTGTTGCAAGGCTGGGGCGTGGAAGTACATGACTACGGCGTGATGGCCGACGAACTGGCGGCCAGCAAGCACGCGCTGAACCTGGCGGCGTCCGAATGCGACCTGTTGCTGACCTCGGGCGGGGTTTCGGTGGGGGAGGAGGATCACCTCAAGCAGGCGATCCAGGAACTGGGCAGTGTCGATTTCTGGCGCCTGGCGATCCAGCCGGGCAAGCCCCTGGCTTTTGGCGAGGTGGCGGGCCGGCCGTGGATCGGCCTGCCGGGCAATCCGGCTGCGGCGCTGATCACCGCATTGGTGGTGGTACGGCCCTTCCTGTTGCGCGCCCAGGGCGTGCGCGATGTGCTGCCGCGTCCGGTGGCGCTGCCTGCCGGTTTCGATTGGCTGCAGCGCAACAAGCGCCGCCAGTACCTGCGTGCGCGGCTGCTGCCCGAGGCGGGCGGTCAGTCCAGCGTGCAACTGCACCCTCAGCAAAGCTCGGCAATGCTCAGCGCCGCCTGCTGGGCCGATGGCCTGGCAGTGGTGGACTGCGAGCAGCAGGTGCACAAGCACGACAGCGTGCAGTTCCTGTCATTTGCCGAGCTGATGCAGTGA
- the ubiU gene encoding ubiquinone anaerobic biosynthesis protein UbiU gives MQLVCPAGNLPALKAAVRHGADAVYVGFRDDTNARHFAGLNMDDKQFDAAVAHIRQHQRKLYVAVNTYPQPQGWERWQRAVDRAADHGVDAMIAADPGVLGYAAERHPQLNLHLSVQGSATNARALAFYVEHYNIRRAVLPRVLSLAQVRQVAASATVPIEVFAFGSLCIMAEGRCHLSSYITGESPNLCGVCSPAKAVRWSEDAEGLSARLSEVLIDRYQPDEPAGYPTLCKGRFVVDGKRFHALEEPTSLDTLDLLPELAAMGVEAVKIEGRQRSPAYVEQVTQVWRAALDAHRLAPQRFTVKDQWRQVLAGLSEGSQTTLGAYHRSWQ, from the coding sequence ATGCAACTGGTCTGCCCGGCAGGCAACCTGCCTGCACTCAAAGCCGCGGTGCGCCATGGCGCCGATGCGGTCTATGTCGGCTTTCGCGATGACACCAACGCCCGGCACTTTGCCGGCCTGAACATGGACGACAAGCAGTTCGACGCCGCTGTCGCCCATATCCGCCAACACCAGCGCAAGCTGTATGTCGCGGTCAACACCTACCCGCAGCCCCAGGGCTGGGAGCGTTGGCAACGGGCGGTGGATCGCGCCGCCGACCATGGCGTCGATGCCATGATTGCCGCCGACCCCGGGGTGCTGGGCTATGCGGCCGAGCGCCATCCGCAACTGAACCTGCACCTGTCGGTCCAGGGCTCGGCCACCAACGCCCGTGCGCTGGCGTTCTACGTCGAGCACTACAACATTCGCCGCGCGGTGTTGCCCCGGGTGCTGTCCCTGGCCCAGGTGCGCCAGGTGGCGGCCAGCGCCACGGTGCCGATCGAGGTGTTCGCCTTCGGCAGCCTGTGCATCATGGCCGAGGGGCGTTGCCACCTGTCCTCGTACATCACCGGCGAGTCGCCGAACCTGTGTGGCGTCTGCTCGCCCGCCAAGGCGGTGCGCTGGAGCGAAGACGCCGAGGGCTTGAGTGCGCGCCTGAGCGAAGTGCTGATCGACCGCTATCAACCCGACGAGCCCGCCGGCTATCCGACCCTGTGCAAGGGCCGCTTCGTGGTCGACGGCAAGCGCTTCCATGCCCTGGAAGAGCCCACCAGCCTCGACACCCTCGACCTGCTGCCGGAGCTTGCCGCCATGGGTGTCGAGGCGGTGAAGATCGAGGGCCGCCAGCGCAGCCCGGCCTATGTCGAGCAGGTCACCCAGGTCTGGCGCGCCGCGCTCGACGCCCACCGCCTGGCGCCGCAACGCTTCACGGTCAAGGACCAGTGGCGCCAGGTGCTGGCCGGTTTGTCCGAAGGCAGCCAGACCACCCTGGGTGCTTACCATCGATCATGGCAATGA
- a CDS encoding U32 family peptidase, with amino-acid sequence MKLSLGPVLYYWDKEQLGRFYSEMSALPLDVIYLGETVCSKRRAMSLDHWLGLGRELQAVSPAQIVLSSLTLIEAASELSSLRRVCDNGELLVEANDMGAVQYLAERKLPFVAGPALNLYNGHAVAKLLDCGMIRWVPPVECSATLIRAVLDQIAELGRALPQLEVFAYGHLPLAYSARCFTARAENRPKDDCQFCCINYPDGLALSSQEGQALFTLNGIQTMSAEVTNLLADYAGLQACGADLLRLSPRAQGMVEVVQAFARVRQGETPPLCVEGCNGYWHGQAGMLRVEEVGLC; translated from the coding sequence ATGAAACTCAGCCTGGGACCCGTCCTGTACTACTGGGACAAGGAACAATTGGGGCGTTTCTACAGCGAAATGTCGGCCTTGCCCCTGGATGTCATCTATCTGGGTGAAACCGTGTGCTCCAAGCGCCGGGCCATGAGCCTCGACCACTGGCTTGGCCTGGGCCGCGAGCTGCAGGCGGTAAGCCCGGCGCAGATCGTGCTGTCGAGCCTGACCCTGATCGAAGCCGCCTCCGAGCTCTCCAGCCTGCGCCGCGTGTGCGACAACGGCGAGCTGCTGGTGGAGGCCAACGACATGGGCGCGGTGCAGTACCTGGCCGAGCGCAAGCTGCCGTTCGTGGCGGGGCCTGCGCTCAACCTGTACAACGGTCATGCCGTGGCCAAACTGCTCGACTGCGGGATGATCCGCTGGGTGCCGCCGGTGGAATGCTCGGCAACGCTGATCCGCGCCGTGCTCGATCAGATCGCCGAGCTGGGCCGGGCGTTGCCGCAGTTGGAGGTGTTTGCCTATGGGCACCTGCCGCTGGCGTACTCGGCGCGCTGCTTTACCGCCCGGGCAGAAAACCGGCCCAAGGACGACTGCCAGTTCTGCTGCATCAACTACCCCGACGGCCTGGCCCTGAGTAGCCAGGAAGGCCAGGCATTGTTCACCCTCAACGGCATCCAGACCATGTCCGCCGAGGTCACTAACCTGCTGGCCGATTATGCCGGGCTGCAAGCTTGCGGCGCCGACTTGCTGCGCCTGAGCCCACGAGCCCAGGGCATGGTCGAGGTGGTCCAGGCGTTTGCCCGGGTGCGCCAGGGCGAGACGCCGCCGCTGTGTGTCGAGGGTTGCAACGGCTACTGGCACGGCCAGGCGGGCATGTTGCGGGTCGAGGAGGTGGGCCTGTGCTGA
- the ubiT gene encoding ubiquinone anaerobic biosynthesis accessory factor UbiT, which translates to MLSRSQWLLKGADKVLPLVRRVPFVIQRVALQQALNRCLAEPLRDGEFDLLRGRWLCLRIPDLDLAWYLTRNREGLQIAERAKACVTIRGNWREFLLLASRQEDPDTLFFRRRLVIEGDTELGLTLKNLIDSLDPEVLPVWLWRNLERAGKGLAAG; encoded by the coding sequence GTGCTGAGCCGATCGCAATGGCTGTTGAAGGGCGCCGACAAGGTGCTGCCGCTGGTCCGCCGGGTGCCGTTCGTGATCCAGCGCGTGGCCTTGCAGCAGGCGCTCAACCGCTGCCTGGCCGAGCCCTTGCGCGACGGCGAGTTCGACCTGTTGCGCGGGCGCTGGTTGTGCCTGCGCATCCCCGACCTGGATCTGGCCTGGTACCTGACCCGCAACCGCGAAGGCCTGCAGATTGCCGAGCGGGCCAAGGCCTGCGTGACCATTCGTGGCAACTGGCGCGAGTTCCTGTTGCTGGCCAGCCGTCAGGAAGACCCGGACACCCTGTTCTTTCGCCGCCGCCTGGTGATCGAGGGCGATACCGAGCTGGGCCTGACCCTGAAGAACCTGATCGACAGCCTCGACCCGGAGGTATTGCCGGTGTGGTTGTGGCGCAATCTGGAGCGGGCAGGGAAGGGTCTGGCGGCGGGGTGA